The proteins below are encoded in one region of Cystobacter ferrugineus:
- a CDS encoding AraC family transcriptional regulator: MSLSRDYTSAMPATTVPDPRMEQMSAPASLGHRVECLRWVPPEHALTWEHEVVPDANVDLLLELTPERCRAVLYGPVTRPLHVATQAGRGYLMVHFHPGAMPRLVDASPAELVNEAVELRHLGGLSLDALGERLLSAGSLGPMCEVLTPLLERTACPSGDSFDRVLHHLLSRPEPPRPGALAKTLHLSPRTLQRAFKERVGFSPGTYARIARLQHALGLLRASAGGSLSDVAYRCGYADHAHMTREFRELTGRPPSTFRLPG, from the coding sequence ATGAGCCTGAGCAGGGACTATACTTCGGCCATGCCCGCCACGACCGTCCCCGATCCGCGGATGGAGCAGATGTCCGCCCCCGCCTCGCTCGGGCACCGGGTGGAGTGCCTGCGGTGGGTGCCCCCGGAGCACGCCCTCACCTGGGAGCACGAGGTCGTCCCCGACGCCAACGTGGACCTGCTGCTGGAGCTGACGCCCGAGCGCTGCCGGGCCGTCCTGTATGGCCCGGTGACCCGGCCCCTGCACGTGGCGACACAGGCGGGCCGGGGCTACCTGATGGTGCACTTCCACCCGGGTGCCATGCCCCGGCTCGTGGACGCCAGCCCCGCCGAGCTGGTCAACGAGGCGGTGGAGTTGCGTCACCTCGGTGGGCTGTCCCTCGACGCGCTCGGCGAGCGCCTGCTGTCCGCGGGCTCCCTGGGGCCCATGTGTGAAGTGCTCACGCCCCTGCTGGAACGGACCGCCTGCCCCTCGGGAGACAGCTTCGACCGGGTGCTGCACCACCTGCTCTCCCGGCCGGAGCCTCCACGCCCGGGCGCCCTGGCGAAGACCCTGCACCTCAGTCCACGCACCCTGCAACGCGCCTTCAAGGAGCGCGTGGGTTTCTCTCCGGGGACCTACGCGCGCATCGCGCGGCTCCAGCACGCGCTCGGCCTGCTGCGGGCGAGCGCGGGCGGCTCGCTCTCGGACGTGGCGTACCGCTGTGGCTACGCGGACCACGCGCACATGACGCGGGAGTTCCGGGAGCTGACGGGCCGCCCCCCGAGCACGTTCCGCCTTCCGGGCTGA
- a CDS encoding methylase translates to MTFPDRKTRGRTSPGRLQGLDAYLLHEERALLSRREEEWAHAAFVDVGFGEHPWTTLDSARAFRDVHPELPVVGVELESHRVAAAQVHADALTDFRQGGFSLPLRPGETVRLIRAMNLLRGYRPEDVSGIHHTLGQALLEGGLLVEGSSDTSGAVLVAHLLRRVPGGLSREALLFHTDFSRGFAPVLFRDWLPRDFRRRVKPGAPIHAFFAQWTEAWEAARAAGPLSPPEALRQSVLGLAERIEGIVTRAWLLEHGYVLWRPRGGVFQ, encoded by the coding sequence ATGACCTTCCCGGACCGCAAGACGCGAGGACGCACCTCCCCCGGGCGCCTCCAGGGGCTCGATGCGTACCTGCTCCACGAGGAGCGCGCGTTGCTCTCCCGGCGGGAGGAGGAGTGGGCCCACGCCGCCTTCGTGGACGTGGGCTTTGGCGAGCACCCGTGGACCACGCTGGACAGCGCCCGCGCCTTCCGGGACGTCCACCCGGAGCTCCCCGTGGTGGGCGTGGAGCTGGAGTCCCACCGCGTGGCCGCCGCCCAGGTGCACGCGGACGCCCTCACCGACTTCCGGCAGGGCGGCTTCTCCCTGCCCCTACGGCCCGGTGAGACGGTGCGCCTCATCCGCGCCATGAACCTGCTGCGTGGCTACCGCCCCGAGGATGTGTCCGGCATCCACCACACCCTGGGACAGGCGCTGCTCGAGGGTGGGTTGCTCGTCGAGGGCAGCTCGGACACGTCCGGCGCGGTGCTGGTCGCGCACCTGCTGCGGCGCGTGCCCGGGGGGCTGTCGCGCGAGGCCCTGTTGTTCCACACCGACTTCAGCCGCGGTTTCGCCCCCGTGCTCTTCCGGGACTGGTTGCCCCGGGACTTCCGCCGCCGGGTGAAGCCCGGAGCGCCCATCCACGCCTTCTTCGCGCAGTGGACGGAGGCCTGGGAGGCAGCGCGCGCGGCGGGCCCCCTGTCGCCCCCGGAAGCCTTGCGCCAGTCCGTGCTGGGTCTGGCCGAGCGCATCGAGGGCATCGTCACGCGGGCCTGGCTGCTCGAGCACGGCTATGTGCTCTGGCGGCCACGTGGGGGCGTGTTTCAATAG
- a CDS encoding C45 family autoproteolytic acyltransferase/hydolase, whose amino-acid sequence MTTQPLRVIECQGTPRMIGQQWGEACRESLRASAETFFFALSHGPSRTSRRDAVRMALQLEANVRAFEPEALELIRGQAEGAGLPYEEAFALQCMLELAVHCSQLGGMCTSVALTGEATADGQALIGQTIDWNPDARVDLLRIRHADGREQLSLCLSGSPYYHLNSDGVGNCANLTLVAPRPCPSLLPLSVYIPRAMRQPSLSAALEVLVSAARGIGYYHLADAQGRVVGIESTYDDHVLLKPERGVLVHANHYQSERFREQDFTHVVSPCTFGRKARIEELVAQGHGHHTPESVMRMLADHGTPGGRVCLHDSPPAANTMPLETKATVVMAPARRTMWVAAGPGCRAPFTEFRL is encoded by the coding sequence ATGACGACACAGCCACTTCGAGTCATCGAGTGCCAGGGAACCCCCCGGATGATTGGCCAGCAATGGGGAGAGGCCTGTCGGGAGAGCCTGCGCGCCTCGGCCGAGACCTTCTTCTTCGCCCTCTCTCACGGACCCTCACGCACCTCGCGGCGGGACGCGGTGCGGATGGCGCTGCAACTGGAGGCCAATGTGCGCGCCTTCGAGCCGGAGGCGTTGGAGCTCATCCGAGGCCAGGCCGAGGGCGCCGGGCTGCCCTATGAGGAGGCGTTCGCGCTCCAGTGCATGCTGGAGCTGGCCGTGCACTGCTCACAGCTCGGAGGCATGTGCACCTCGGTGGCGCTCACGGGCGAGGCGACCGCGGATGGCCAGGCCCTCATCGGGCAGACGATCGACTGGAACCCCGACGCCCGGGTGGACCTGCTGCGCATCCGCCATGCGGACGGACGCGAGCAGTTGTCCTTGTGCCTGTCCGGCTCGCCCTACTACCACCTCAACAGCGACGGGGTGGGCAACTGCGCCAACCTCACGCTCGTGGCGCCCCGGCCCTGCCCCTCCCTGCTGCCCCTGTCCGTGTACATCCCCCGGGCGATGCGCCAGCCGAGCCTCTCGGCGGCGCTGGAGGTGCTCGTCTCGGCGGCGAGAGGCATTGGCTACTACCACCTCGCGGATGCACAGGGGCGAGTGGTGGGCATTGAAAGCACATACGACGACCACGTCCTGTTGAAGCCCGAGCGGGGAGTGCTCGTCCACGCCAATCACTACCAGTCCGAGCGCTTCCGGGAGCAGGACTTCACGCACGTGGTGTCGCCCTGCACGTTTGGCCGAAAGGCACGCATCGAGGAGTTGGTGGCCCAGGGGCATGGCCACCACACTCCGGAGTCGGTGATGCGGATGCTCGCGGATCACGGCACGCCCGGGGGCCGGGTCTGCCTGCATGACTCGCCGCCCGCCGCCAACACGATGCCACTGGAGACGAAGGCCACGGTGGTGATGGCCCCCGCGCGCCGCACGATGTGG